Proteins encoded together in one Cyanobacteria bacterium QS_8_64_29 window:
- a CDS encoding serine/threonine protein phosphatase, with amino-acid sequence MQPSFAGASDCGRVRASNQDRYCSDPQGRFFLVADGMGGHAGGERASELAIATVRDCLAQDWDTATDPGALLVEAIAAANTAITTEQGQHPERSQMGTTLVALALREEQAWCAHVGDSRLYRLRASELVQLTADHNWAAQAVRAGELSPEQARSHPYRNLLVQCLGQTPPPTPEVAPLAVQAGDRWLLCSDGLNGELTDAEIRDSWQASDSCQAAVEVLIAAAKARGGSDNITAVAVAAPS; translated from the coding sequence ATGCAACCCAGCTTTGCCGGTGCCAGCGACTGCGGCCGGGTGCGCGCCAGCAACCAGGACCGCTACTGCAGCGACCCGCAAGGGCGCTTTTTCCTGGTGGCCGACGGCATGGGCGGCCACGCCGGGGGCGAGCGCGCCAGCGAGCTCGCCATTGCCACGGTGCGCGATTGCCTCGCCCAGGACTGGGACACCGCTACCGACCCGGGCGCGCTGCTGGTCGAGGCCATCGCGGCGGCCAACACCGCCATCACCACCGAGCAGGGCCAACACCCGGAGCGCTCGCAGATGGGCACCACTCTGGTAGCGCTGGCCCTGCGCGAGGAGCAGGCATGGTGCGCTCACGTGGGCGATTCGCGCCTCTATCGGCTGCGCGCTAGCGAGCTAGTCCAGCTCACCGCCGACCACAACTGGGCAGCCCAGGCCGTGCGCGCCGGGGAGCTCTCCCCCGAGCAGGCCCGCAGCCACCCTTACCGCAACCTGCTGGTGCAGTGCCTGGGGCAGACTCCGCCGCCAACGCCCGAGGTTGCACCACTGGCGGTGCAGGCCGGCGATCGCTGGCTGCTGTGCAGCGACGGCCTCAACGGCGAGCTCACCGATGCCGAGATTCGCGACAGCTGGCAGGCCAGCGACAGCTGCCAGGCCGCCGTCGAGGTCCTAATTGCTGCGGCCAAGGCGCGCGGCGGCTCGGACAACATTACCGCCGTGGCGGTCGCGGCGCCGTCCTAG
- a CDS encoding D,D-heptose 1,7-bisphosphate phosphatase: MRASSPPPSAAVACCCVLIAPPCTWPWLPVPTPLLCSAPLTPTSSCPPSAIAAWASPRPPATSPTLHPRQCWRQCGVARAAVFLDRDGVLNREAGYLHQVADLELIPGAAQALRQLNQQQWFCCLVSNQSGPARGYYSCAHVEALHRRLSRCLHAQARAWLDAIYYCLDLPPTAGGCVPEFARWSAWRKPNTGMLVAAAWAHDLDLGRSFVVGDKATDIDLAHNAGATGILVRTGYGDSVLAGRYQHPSAPDAVAADLGEAVRWIGQAAV; encoded by the coding sequence ATGCGGGCAAGCTCGCCGCCACCATCGGCGGCAGTAGCTTGCTGCTGTGTACTGATAGCGCCCCCATGCACCTGGCCGTGGCTACCGGTACCTACACCATTGCTTTGTTCGGCCCCACTGACCCCGACAAGCTCCTGCCCCCCGAGCGCGATCGCTGCGTGGGCATCGCCTCGCCCACCGGCAACATCGCCGACATTGCACCCGAGACAGTGCTGGAGGCAGTGTGGGGTGGCTAGGGCGGCCGTCTTTCTCGATCGCGACGGTGTGCTCAACCGCGAGGCCGGCTACCTGCACCAGGTCGCGGACTTAGAACTCATTCCCGGTGCGGCGCAGGCGCTGCGCCAGCTCAACCAGCAGCAGTGGTTCTGCTGCCTGGTCTCCAACCAGTCCGGCCCGGCCCGCGGCTACTACAGCTGCGCTCACGTCGAGGCCCTGCACCGCCGGCTCAGCCGCTGCCTGCACGCCCAGGCCCGAGCCTGGCTCGATGCCATCTACTACTGCCTGGACCTGCCGCCCACTGCCGGCGGCTGCGTCCCAGAATTTGCCCGCTGGAGCGCGTGGCGCAAGCCCAACACGGGCATGCTGGTGGCTGCGGCCTGGGCCCATGATCTGGACCTGGGGCGCAGCTTTGTCGTCGGCGATAAAGCCACCGACATCGATTTGGCCCATAACGCCGGCGCCACTGGGATTCTGGTGCGCACCGGCTATGGGGACTCGGTCCTGGCGGGCCGCTACCAGCACCCCAGCGCCCCCGATGCCGTCGCCGCCGATTTGGGTGAGGCGGTCCGCTGGATCGGGCAAGCTGCCGTCTAG
- a CDS encoding glycosyltransferase, producing the protein MQILALVPGGIGDQILFFPTLETLKQQYPQAIVDVLVEPRARGAYRVCPHADSVLTFDFKARNGAADYLNLLGTLRDREYEAALALGRRWTVGLLLWLAGIPTRVGYQTQSDWFLTDPVPLKPEQYAAELYHDLLQGLGIAAPCPPPRLSFPQPDIDWVEREQQRLGIAGSRYVLLHGGSSRLAADKGIDKTYPTQKWQAIVRDIRDKQPDLPIVLLQGPEDRDWVAAMQQADPELKTTAPPDAGKLAATIGGSSLLLCTDSAPMHLAVATGTYTIALFGPTDPDKLLPPERDRCVGIASPTGNIADIAPETVLEAVWGG; encoded by the coding sequence ATGCAGATCCTTGCCCTCGTCCCCGGCGGCATTGGCGACCAGATCCTGTTTTTTCCCACCCTGGAGACGCTCAAGCAGCAGTACCCGCAGGCCATCGTCGACGTTCTGGTCGAACCGCGCGCCCGTGGCGCCTACCGCGTCTGTCCGCACGCCGACTCCGTGCTAACGTTTGATTTCAAAGCCCGCAACGGAGCTGCAGACTATCTTAATTTATTGGGCACCCTGCGCGATCGCGAGTACGAAGCGGCCCTGGCGCTGGGCCGCCGCTGGACCGTGGGGCTGCTGCTGTGGTTGGCGGGCATTCCTACCCGCGTGGGCTATCAGACCCAGTCCGACTGGTTCCTGACCGATCCGGTCCCGCTCAAGCCCGAGCAGTACGCCGCCGAGCTCTACCACGACCTGCTGCAGGGGTTGGGCATTGCCGCGCCCTGTCCGCCGCCGCGCCTAAGTTTCCCTCAGCCCGACATTGACTGGGTGGAGCGCGAGCAGCAGCGGTTGGGCATTGCCGGCAGCCGCTACGTGCTGCTGCACGGCGGCAGCAGCCGGCTGGCTGCCGATAAGGGCATCGACAAAACCTATCCCACCCAGAAGTGGCAGGCGATCGTCCGCGACATCCGCGACAAGCAGCCCGATTTGCCCATCGTGCTGCTGCAGGGCCCCGAGGACCGCGACTGGGTGGCCGCCATGCAGCAAGCCGACCCCGAGCTCAAAACCACCGCCCCGCCCGATGCGGGCAAGCTCGCCGCCACCATCGGCGGCAGTAGCTTGCTGCTGTGTACTGATAGCGCCCCCATGCACCTGGCCGTGGCTACCGGTACCTACACCATTGCTTTGTTCGGCCCCACTGACCCCGACAAGCTCCTGCCCCCCGAGCGCGATCGCTGCGTGGGCATCGCCTCGCCCACCGGCAACATCGCCGACATTGCACCCGAGACAGTGCTGGAGGCAGTGTGGGGTGGCTAG
- a CDS encoding 2-C-methyl-D-erythritol 4-phosphate cytidylyltransferase translates to MHLLIPAAGLGSRMGGDRNKLLLRLLDRPLLAWTLLAVREASTIHWVGLIGQPGDFEAFEAIASEVGLPQAIQFIRGGETRQDSVYNGLQALPSQAERVLIHDGARCLVTSTLLDRCGEALDGCQALIAAVPVKDTVKMVDGDGRIEQTPDRRRMWAAQTPQGFEVARLRQCHHQGRARGWQVTDDAALFERCQLPVRTIQGEETNLKVTTQADLAVAEALLRQQLVQPAQRRPS, encoded by the coding sequence ATGCATTTACTGATTCCTGCGGCCGGTTTGGGCAGCCGCATGGGCGGCGATCGCAACAAGCTGCTGCTGAGGCTGTTGGATCGCCCCCTATTGGCTTGGACCCTGCTAGCCGTGCGCGAGGCCAGCACCATTCATTGGGTGGGGCTGATCGGCCAACCGGGGGACTTTGAGGCCTTTGAGGCCATTGCCAGCGAGGTGGGGCTGCCCCAGGCCATTCAATTCATCCGCGGCGGCGAGACGCGCCAGGACTCGGTCTACAACGGGCTGCAGGCGCTGCCGTCCCAGGCCGAGCGCGTGCTGATCCACGACGGGGCGCGCTGCCTAGTGACCTCCACGCTGCTGGATCGCTGCGGCGAGGCCCTGGATGGCTGCCAGGCCCTGATTGCGGCGGTCCCGGTCAAAGACACGGTCAAGATGGTGGATGGCGACGGCCGCATCGAGCAGACTCCGGATCGGCGCCGGATGTGGGCGGCCCAGACGCCACAAGGGTTTGAGGTGGCGCGGCTGCGGCAGTGCCACCACCAGGGCCGCGCCCGCGGCTGGCAGGTCACCGACGATGCCGCCCTGTTCGAGCGCTGCCAGCTCCCGGTCCGGACCATCCAGGGTGAGGAGACCAATCTCAAGGTCACCACGCAGGCGGATCTGGCCGTCGCCGAAGCGCTGCTGCGGCAGCAGTTGGTGCAGCCGGCGCAGCGGCGGCCCTCCTGA
- a CDS encoding YdcF family protein, translated as MARRPRWRWLGAALALGLLGAASVIPLQLARARQQQPQPEAVLVLGGGGSERMQRAARLLRQRPQLEAWISAPKQTWPANRAAFRQTGVARDRLHPDFCPTDTVTNFTCLLQNEAFQAAGIQHLYVVTSDYHMRRARTIAVLVLGSRGIAVTPLAVPTSRSPEDWQRAARDALRSLLWLATGRTGAGLAQWLSTLKTDKEIFLKTIPLLLFSR; from the coding sequence ATGGCACGGCGACCCAGGTGGCGGTGGTTGGGCGCAGCTCTGGCGCTGGGCTTGTTGGGGGCAGCCAGCGTCATTCCGCTGCAGTTGGCCCGGGCACGGCAGCAGCAGCCGCAGCCAGAGGCTGTGTTGGTACTAGGTGGAGGCGGCAGCGAGCGCATGCAGCGGGCGGCGCGGTTGTTGCGCCAGCGCCCGCAGCTCGAGGCCTGGATCTCGGCACCCAAGCAGACGTGGCCGGCCAACCGAGCTGCCTTTCGCCAGACAGGGGTGGCCCGCGATCGCCTGCACCCGGATTTTTGCCCCACCGACACGGTGACCAACTTCACCTGCCTGCTACAAAACGAGGCCTTCCAAGCGGCCGGGATCCAGCACCTGTACGTGGTGACCTCGGACTACCACATGCGACGCGCCCGCACCATCGCGGTGTTGGTGTTGGGCAGCCGCGGCATTGCCGTGACCCCGCTGGCGGTGCCCACCTCGCGATCGCCGGAGGACTGGCAGCGTGCAGCGCGGGATGCCCTCCGGTCGCTGCTGTGGCTGGCTACGGGCCGCACGGGTGCTGGCCTGGCGCAATGGCTGAGCACTCTTAAAACAGATAAAGAGATATTCTTGAAGACTATTCCTCTTTTGTTATTTTCGAGGTAA